In one window of Candidatus Deferrimicrobiaceae bacterium DNA:
- a CDS encoding aldo/keto reductase: MIRRKLGDSGIEVSPLAFGGNVFGWTLDESASFRMLDAFVDEGFDLVDTADVYSRWAPGNSGGESETIIGKWLRKSGNRNRIVLATKVGMEMGPGQKGLSRGYILRAVEDSLRRLGTDRIDLYQAHLDDPETPIEETLDAFGMLVRQGKVRAIGASNYTGERLSAALEAARAEGTLPAYATLQPLYNLYDRAGFETDLAPVCTREGLGVITFYSLASGFLAGKYRSEKDLAGHARAESVRKYLDARGLRILEALDRVANHYAAPPATIALAWLMARPGVTAPIASATNLDQLHDLVAATRITLDENATALLDQASDYSTATSPPPS; encoded by the coding sequence ATGATCAGGCGCAAGCTGGGAGATTCCGGGATCGAGGTTTCTCCACTGGCATTCGGCGGAAACGTGTTCGGCTGGACGCTCGACGAGTCGGCGTCCTTCCGGATGCTCGACGCGTTCGTGGACGAAGGGTTCGACCTGGTCGACACCGCGGACGTCTATTCGAGGTGGGCGCCGGGCAACAGCGGCGGCGAATCGGAAACCATCATCGGCAAATGGCTCCGGAAAAGCGGCAACCGGAACCGGATCGTCCTCGCCACCAAGGTCGGCATGGAAATGGGACCGGGGCAGAAAGGCCTCTCGCGCGGCTACATCCTGCGCGCCGTCGAGGATTCCCTCCGGCGGCTGGGAACCGACCGGATCGACCTGTACCAGGCGCATCTCGACGATCCGGAAACGCCGATCGAGGAAACGCTCGACGCCTTCGGCATGCTGGTCCGGCAGGGGAAGGTGCGCGCCATCGGCGCCTCGAACTACACGGGAGAACGGCTCTCGGCCGCCCTCGAGGCCGCACGTGCCGAGGGGACGCTTCCCGCCTATGCCACGCTGCAGCCGCTCTACAACCTGTACGACCGTGCGGGATTCGAGACGGATCTTGCCCCGGTCTGCACGCGGGAAGGGCTCGGCGTCATCACCTTCTATTCGCTGGCGAGCGGCTTCCTGGCGGGCAAGTACCGGTCCGAGAAGGACCTGGCCGGGCACGCCCGCGCCGAGAGTGTCCGGAAATACCTGGATGCGCGCGGCCTTCGGATCCTCGAAGCGCTGGACCGGGTGGCGAACCACTACGCGGCGCCACCCGCGACGATCGCCCTCGCGTGGCTGATGGCGCGGCCGGGCGTCACGGCGCCGATCGCGAGCGCCACGAACCTGGACCAGCTTCACGACCTGGTGGCGGCCACGCGCATCACGCTCGACGAGAACGCGACGGCGCTTCTGGACCAGGCGAGCGACTATTCCACCGCTACTTCACCGCCCCCATCGTGA
- a CDS encoding carbohydrate ABC transporter permease, which yields MGGIRKNLERGGLYARLLLFVTFSAFPFYWMVIATFKRDHDLYAPANNPFIFNEPPTLSHLRTLLSETHFLTYLSNTFLVGAAVAAVTLLLAVPAAYSLARWARRWGEILGIGIFLTYLVPPTILFIPLSRFTADWGLQNSLWSLILVYPTFTIPFCTWLLMGFFKAIPRDIEEQAMVDGLSRLGALVRVVLPLSISGLLTVVVFSFTLSMHEFIYALTFISDSAAKTVSIGVPTELVRGDVFQWGPLMAGALIASIPVAVVYTFFLDRFVSGFTMGAVK from the coding sequence ATGGGCGGAATCCGGAAAAATCTGGAGCGCGGCGGGCTCTACGCCCGGCTTCTCCTGTTCGTCACGTTCAGCGCGTTCCCCTTCTACTGGATGGTGATCGCGACGTTCAAGCGCGACCACGACCTGTACGCCCCGGCGAACAACCCCTTCATCTTCAACGAGCCGCCGACGCTTTCCCACCTGCGGACGTTGCTGTCCGAGACGCATTTCCTGACCTACCTGTCGAACACCTTCCTGGTCGGGGCGGCCGTCGCGGCCGTCACGCTGCTGCTGGCGGTTCCTGCGGCCTACAGCCTCGCGCGCTGGGCGAGACGGTGGGGCGAAATATTGGGGATCGGCATCTTTCTCACCTATCTCGTCCCGCCGACGATCCTGTTCATCCCGCTTTCGCGCTTCACGGCCGACTGGGGGCTCCAGAACTCGCTCTGGTCGCTGATCCTGGTCTACCCGACCTTCACGATTCCGTTCTGCACCTGGCTGCTGATGGGGTTCTTCAAAGCGATTCCCCGCGACATCGAGGAGCAGGCGATGGTGGACGGCCTTTCCCGCCTGGGGGCGCTGGTCCGGGTCGTGCTCCCGCTTTCGATCTCGGGACTCCTGACGGTGGTGGTCTTCTCGTTCACGCTGTCGATGCACGAGTTCATCTACGCGCTGACCTTCATCTCGGACTCGGCGGCCAAGACGGTGTCGATCGGGGTGCCGACCGAACTGGTGCGCGGGGATGTGTTCCAGTGGGGTCCGCTGATGGCGGGCGCGCTGATCGCGAGCATCCCGGTCGCGGTCGTCTACACTTTCTTCCTCGACCGGTTCGTCTCCGGCTTCACGATGGGGGCGGTGAAGTAG
- a CDS encoding sugar ABC transporter permease: protein MTGPEERGGISDRTGMLAAILIAPAVAYIAAMIGVPLVMAVLYSLSDATTGDPSHHYAGLVNFRAALADPVFRLALKNTFVFALLSQSIVIVLSRLLASALATPFRGKWAVRFLVMLPWTAPIALGAIGWLWMYDSIYSPFDWLYRRAGLLGKPGDLFGAMSNIYWLGRPTLAMASVVIVHVWRLLPLATVIQLAGLSAIPGEILEAAEIDGAHGWRKSVWITIPLTLPIVAIAFLFGIVFTFTDMTVVYVLTRGGPVNATQVLSTWTFFKGIEGGDLAQGAAISLFMFPVLAAIAALLLRMARRAEVT, encoded by the coding sequence GTGACCGGTCCGGAGGAGCGGGGAGGGATCAGCGACCGGACGGGGATGCTCGCCGCGATCCTGATCGCCCCGGCGGTGGCGTACATCGCCGCGATGATCGGCGTCCCGCTCGTCATGGCGGTCCTCTACAGCCTGAGCGACGCGACGACGGGCGACCCTTCCCACCACTACGCGGGGCTGGTCAATTTCAGGGCGGCGCTGGCCGATCCGGTGTTCCGGCTTGCCCTGAAAAACACCTTCGTCTTCGCGCTGCTGTCGCAGTCGATCGTGATCGTCCTGTCCCGGTTGCTCGCGTCGGCGCTCGCAACGCCTTTCCGGGGGAAATGGGCGGTCCGCTTCCTGGTCATGCTGCCGTGGACGGCGCCGATCGCCCTCGGCGCGATTGGCTGGCTCTGGATGTACGACTCGATCTACAGCCCCTTCGACTGGCTGTACCGCCGGGCGGGGCTCCTGGGCAAGCCGGGCGACCTCTTCGGGGCGATGTCGAACATCTACTGGCTCGGCCGCCCGACGCTGGCGATGGCGTCGGTCGTGATCGTCCACGTCTGGCGGCTCCTGCCGCTGGCGACCGTGATCCAGCTCGCGGGTCTTTCCGCCATCCCGGGCGAGATCCTCGAGGCGGCGGAGATCGACGGGGCGCACGGGTGGCGGAAGTCGGTCTGGATCACCATCCCGCTGACGCTGCCGATCGTCGCCATCGCCTTCCTGTTCGGCATCGTCTTCACCTTCACCGACATGACGGTCGTCTACGTCCTGACGCGCGGAGGGCCCGTCAACGCCACGCAGGTGCTTTCGACCTGGACCTTCTTCAAGGGGATCGAGGGCGGCGACCTCGCCCAGGGGGCGGCCATCTCGCTGTTCATGTTCCCCGTGCTGGCGGCTATCGCCGCCCTGCTCCTCCGGATGGCGCGGCGCGCCGAGGTGACCTGA
- a CDS encoding ABC transporter ATP-binding protein, whose protein sequence is MARVEARGLSKQFDGVRAVDGVDLSAAEGEFLVLLGPSGCGKTTLLRLIAGIEEPSWGDVLIDDRLVNDLPPRLRNVAMVFQSYALYPHMTVRENIGFPLRMRHFEKKAIAGKVEAAAGMFGIGRLLDRKPRELSGGERQRVALARAVVRNPSVFLLDEPLSNLDAKLRVSAREELRQFQRRIGVTTIYVTHDQVEAMGLGDRIVVMSQGKIRQVGRPLEIYDRPADIFVAGFLGSPPMNLVLQGDRLVGFRPERFLPAAAGHIPPDAVTWSLDVTWIEDLGAERLVYGTLGEGSAGERVVSRIPANLGIAVEMGRAYPFHVARSDLRFFDPATGLRSEGVSS, encoded by the coding sequence ATGGCGCGGGTCGAGGCGCGGGGGCTTTCGAAACAGTTCGACGGAGTCCGGGCGGTGGACGGCGTGGACCTGTCGGCCGCCGAGGGCGAGTTCCTGGTCCTTCTCGGGCCGTCCGGCTGCGGCAAGACCACGCTCCTGCGGCTGATCGCGGGGATCGAGGAGCCTTCCTGGGGCGACGTCCTGATCGACGATCGCCTGGTGAACGACCTTCCCCCCCGCCTCCGGAACGTCGCCATGGTGTTCCAGAGTTATGCGCTCTACCCGCACATGACGGTCCGCGAGAACATCGGCTTTCCGCTGCGGATGCGCCATTTCGAGAAAAAGGCGATCGCCGGAAAGGTCGAGGCGGCGGCGGGCATGTTCGGCATCGGCCGGCTGCTCGACCGGAAGCCGAGGGAGCTGTCGGGGGGCGAGCGGCAGCGCGTGGCGCTCGCGCGCGCCGTGGTGCGCAACCCGAGCGTGTTCCTGCTCGACGAACCGCTCTCGAACCTCGACGCCAAGCTGCGCGTTTCCGCCCGGGAAGAGCTGCGGCAGTTCCAGCGTCGGATCGGCGTCACCACGATCTACGTCACCCACGACCAGGTCGAAGCCATGGGGCTGGGCGACCGGATCGTGGTGATGAGCCAGGGCAAGATCCGGCAGGTGGGCCGGCCGCTGGAGATTTACGACCGCCCGGCCGACATCTTCGTGGCGGGATTTCTCGGGTCCCCTCCCATGAATCTCGTTCTCCAGGGAGACCGGCTGGTCGGTTTCCGCCCGGAACGGTTTCTGCCCGCCGCCGCGGGGCACATCCCGCCAGACGCCGTCACCTGGTCCCTCGATGTGACCTGGATCGAGGATCTTGGGGCCGAACGGCTGGTCTACGGGACGCTGGGCGAGGGGAGCGCGGGTGAGCGGGTGGTGTCCCGGATTCCCGCCAACTTGGGCATTGCAGTCGAGATGGGGCGCGCCTATCCGTTTCATGTGGCCCGTTCCGACCTCCGCTTCTTCGACCCGGCGACGGGCCTTCGGTCGGAGGGAGTGTCGTCGTGA
- a CDS encoding ABC transporter substrate-binding protein, which yields MSAWSKKGLTRREFIRAAGVGALAAGVAPDFFFPRYGAAASKELRILVWSHFVPRFDKAWYDGYAADWGRANGIAVTVDHINLAEIPARTAAEIAAGRGHDLIEWISPPSQFEPAVQDLGDVVREAEKRFGKMHPLCRRSSYNPNTRKFYAFVPGWTIDPGNYRKSLWEKAGKPDGPVTWEDLVVYGGKIKREQGIQLGIGLSQELDSNMAGRALLWSYDSGIQDARENVVLDQPDTVEAVAYMARLYKEAMVPEVFSWTAVSNNQALIAGRASYILNSISAYRSAQKEVPEIARDIFFTPALKGPRGSGFNCEHVIYEYIVPKYSHNLDAAKKFLLDLVANYDQAMYHSELYNSPAFFDAPVPKGNRGYKPVPGAKRMRDLHNAWFEDDPFALPGEAKGKLAVLKDAERWSTNLGHPGPANPAEGEIFSTFVIPNMLASAAQGMRPEEAVTRAASQARSIFAKWRGKKLVGGRS from the coding sequence ATGTCGGCATGGAGCAAAAAGGGTCTGACGCGGCGGGAATTCATCCGGGCCGCGGGCGTTGGGGCGCTGGCGGCGGGCGTCGCGCCCGACTTCTTCTTCCCGAGATACGGAGCGGCAGCGTCGAAGGAGTTGAGGATTCTCGTCTGGTCCCACTTCGTTCCCCGCTTCGACAAGGCGTGGTACGACGGGTACGCCGCGGACTGGGGCCGGGCCAACGGGATTGCGGTCACGGTGGACCACATCAACCTCGCCGAGATTCCGGCGCGAACGGCCGCCGAGATCGCCGCGGGCCGCGGACACGACCTGATCGAGTGGATCTCGCCGCCGTCCCAGTTCGAGCCCGCGGTGCAAGACCTGGGCGACGTGGTGCGCGAGGCCGAAAAACGGTTCGGCAAGATGCACCCGCTGTGCCGCCGCAGCTCGTATAACCCGAACACCCGGAAGTTCTACGCCTTCGTCCCCGGCTGGACGATCGACCCGGGAAACTACCGGAAGAGCCTTTGGGAAAAGGCGGGCAAGCCCGACGGCCCGGTCACCTGGGAAGACCTGGTCGTCTACGGCGGCAAGATCAAGCGGGAGCAGGGAATCCAGCTCGGCATCGGTCTGTCGCAGGAACTCGACTCCAACATGGCGGGGCGGGCGCTGCTCTGGTCGTACGACAGCGGCATCCAGGACGCCCGCGAGAACGTCGTGCTCGACCAACCCGATACCGTCGAGGCGGTCGCGTATATGGCGCGGCTCTACAAGGAGGCGATGGTGCCGGAGGTCTTCTCCTGGACCGCCGTCTCGAACAACCAGGCGCTCATCGCCGGCCGGGCGTCCTACATCCTGAACTCCATCTCGGCTTACCGATCCGCACAGAAGGAGGTGCCCGAGATCGCCCGCGACATCTTTTTCACGCCGGCGCTCAAAGGGCCCCGCGGATCCGGATTCAACTGCGAGCACGTGATCTACGAGTACATCGTGCCGAAATATTCGCACAACCTGGATGCGGCGAAGAAGTTCCTGCTCGACCTGGTCGCGAATTACGACCAAGCGATGTACCACAGCGAGCTCTACAACTCTCCCGCCTTCTTCGACGCCCCCGTCCCGAAGGGGAACCGGGGATACAAGCCGGTTCCGGGTGCGAAGCGGATGCGCGACCTGCACAACGCCTGGTTCGAGGACGACCCGTTTGCCCTGCCCGGGGAAGCCAAAGGCAAGCTGGCGGTGCTCAAGGACGCCGAGCGGTGGAGTACCAACCTGGGGCATCCCGGGCCGGCCAACCCGGCGGAGGGCGAGATCTTCTCGACCTTCGTGATCCCGAACATGCTCGCGTCGGCCGCGCAGGGGATGCGGCCCGAGGAGGCGGTGACCCGGGCGGCGAGCCAGGCCCGGTCGATCTTCGCCAAATGGCGCGGCAAGAAGCTGGTCGGAGGGCGCAGCTAG
- a CDS encoding NAD(P)H-dependent glycerol-3-phosphate dehydrogenase: protein MYAAEKIAVVGAGSWGTAIAILLSQRHGDVALWAHEPAVVSQVNGDRENAAFLPGIPVPPSVRATNDLAEAVTGKSIVAFVVPSDHLRAVAQRCAPHMLPGCCAVSLTKGLEMSSLQRMSELLEETLPAHVQGPAVLSGPTFAREVGEGKPSGATVAARDISVARRLQAAFSANRFRVYTETDVVGVEVGGALKNVMAIAAGMCDGLDFGHNARALLISRGLAEITRVGVYLGAHHQTFSGLAGLGDLVLTCTGDLSRNRTVGMRLGRGEKPADILSGMTMVAEGVNTAKAAFTLSQRTGVPMPISEQVYRILHEGKDVRTAVSELFARDLKMERD from the coding sequence GTGTACGCGGCGGAAAAGATCGCCGTGGTCGGGGCCGGCTCCTGGGGGACGGCCATCGCCATCCTCCTCTCGCAACGGCACGGCGACGTCGCCCTCTGGGCGCACGAACCCGCCGTGGTTTCTCAGGTCAACGGGGACCGCGAGAACGCCGCATTCCTCCCCGGCATCCCGGTTCCGCCATCCGTCCGCGCCACGAACGATCTTGCCGAGGCCGTCACCGGCAAATCGATCGTCGCCTTCGTCGTCCCGTCCGACCACCTTCGCGCGGTGGCGCAACGCTGCGCCCCGCACATGCTGCCGGGCTGCTGCGCCGTCTCCCTGACCAAGGGGCTCGAGATGTCCTCGCTGCAACGGATGAGCGAGCTGCTCGAGGAGACGCTGCCCGCCCACGTCCAGGGGCCGGCGGTCCTTTCCGGGCCCACGTTCGCGCGGGAGGTCGGCGAGGGAAAGCCGTCCGGGGCGACCGTCGCCGCCCGCGACATCTCGGTGGCGCGCCGGCTCCAGGCGGCGTTCTCCGCCAACCGCTTCCGCGTCTACACCGAGACCGACGTCGTCGGCGTCGAGGTCGGGGGGGCGCTCAAGAACGTGATGGCGATCGCGGCGGGCATGTGCGACGGGCTCGACTTCGGCCACAACGCCCGGGCGCTGCTCATCTCCCGCGGGCTGGCCGAGATCACCCGGGTCGGCGTCTACCTCGGGGCGCACCACCAGACGTTCTCCGGGCTCGCCGGGCTGGGCGACCTGGTGCTCACCTGCACCGGCGACCTGTCCCGCAACCGCACGGTCGGCATGCGCCTCGGGCGCGGGGAGAAGCCCGCCGACATCCTCTCGGGCATGACGATGGTGGCCGAGGGCGTCAACACGGCGAAGGCGGCGTTCACGCTTTCGCAGCGCACGGGCGTCCCGATGCCGATCTCCGAGCAGGTCTACCGCATCCTCCACGAGGGGAAGGACGTCCGGACGGCGGTTTCCGAACTTTTTGCCCGCGACCTCAAGATGGAACGGGACTGA
- the gyrA gene encoding DNA gyrase subunit A codes for MDATHKPALRRTIQDEMCQSYLDYAMSVIVGRALPDVRDGLKPVQRRILFAMHDLGNEYGKPYKKSARIVGDVIGKYHPHGDSSVYDALVRMVQDFSLRYPMIDGQGNFGSVDGDSAAAMRYTESRMSKIAGEMLSDIDKQTVEMGPNYDGSLDEPKVLPARIPNLLVNGAAGIAVGMATSIPPHNLGEVIDALVALIDNPAVTIDELMAFVPAPDFPTGGILYGLEHVREAYRTGRGSVQIRARAVIEKMKKGDREHIVITELPFQVNKARLIEKIADLVRSKAIEEISDIRDESDREGMRVVIELKRDAVSEVVLNNLYKQTQMQTSFGVQFLAIVQNRPRTMNLKELLEEFLLFRREVVTRRTIFLLSKAEAREHILEGLKIALDRLDAVIKLIRASKDAAVAKEGLIATFGFSAVQSQAILEMRLQRLTGLERDKILAELAEVLEEIKRLKKILGEESELLRVIREEFREVREKYADPRRSEIVRDMKDIRIEDLIADEEMVVTVSHTGYIKRNPIDLYSAQKRGGKGKVGMGTKEEDFVSTMFIASTHSYVLFFSDQAKVYWLKVHELPEAGRVAKGRAIVNLLPLSPGERIASILPVREFVEGRFIMMATAQGVIKKTGLMDYSRPRTGGIIAMGLNEGDRLIATALTSGSDEVSLSTRQGKSIRFPETDVRSMGRGAVGVRGIALEAGDAVVGMEILDQHGSLLTVTEKGYGKRTAVEEYRNQSRGGKGIITLKVTEKTGSVVGVAQVAADDDVMIVTDGGMIIRMPVRQIRVIGRNTQGVRLIDVRDEQRVVSFARLAEKEEQGDPEAPVENGDPEAPDTPETEA; via the coding sequence ATGGACGCTACTCACAAGCCGGCGCTCCGGCGCACCATCCAGGACGAGATGTGCCAGAGCTACCTCGACTACGCCATGAGCGTCATCGTCGGGCGCGCCCTGCCCGACGTCCGCGACGGCCTCAAGCCCGTCCAGCGGCGCATCCTGTTCGCGATGCACGACCTCGGCAACGAGTACGGCAAGCCGTACAAGAAGTCCGCCCGCATCGTCGGCGACGTCATCGGCAAGTACCATCCGCACGGCGACAGCTCGGTCTACGACGCCCTCGTCCGCATGGTGCAGGACTTCTCGCTGCGCTACCCGATGATCGACGGCCAAGGCAACTTCGGATCCGTCGACGGCGACTCGGCGGCCGCCATGCGGTACACCGAATCGCGCATGTCGAAGATCGCGGGCGAGATGCTGTCCGATATCGACAAGCAGACCGTCGAGATGGGGCCCAACTACGACGGGTCGCTCGACGAGCCGAAAGTGCTGCCGGCCCGCATCCCCAACCTGCTCGTCAACGGCGCCGCCGGCATCGCGGTCGGCATGGCCACCTCGATCCCGCCCCACAACCTGGGCGAGGTGATCGATGCGCTGGTCGCCCTCATCGACAACCCCGCCGTCACGATCGACGAGCTGATGGCGTTCGTCCCGGCGCCCGATTTCCCCACCGGCGGCATTCTCTACGGCCTCGAGCATGTGCGCGAGGCCTATCGCACCGGCCGCGGCAGCGTCCAGATCCGCGCGCGCGCCGTAATCGAAAAGATGAAGAAGGGCGACCGCGAGCACATCGTCATCACCGAGCTGCCGTTCCAGGTCAACAAGGCGCGCCTCATCGAGAAGATCGCCGACCTGGTGCGCAGCAAGGCGATCGAGGAAATCTCCGACATCCGCGACGAATCCGACCGCGAAGGGATGCGGGTCGTCATCGAGCTCAAGCGCGACGCCGTCTCCGAGGTCGTCCTCAACAACCTCTACAAGCAGACGCAGATGCAGACGTCGTTCGGCGTGCAGTTTCTGGCGATCGTCCAGAACCGGCCGCGCACGATGAACCTCAAGGAGCTGCTCGAGGAGTTCCTCCTCTTCCGCCGCGAGGTCGTCACGCGCCGGACCATCTTCCTTCTTTCCAAGGCCGAGGCGCGCGAACACATCCTCGAGGGCTTGAAGATCGCGCTCGACCGGCTCGACGCCGTGATCAAGCTGATCCGCGCCTCGAAGGACGCCGCTGTTGCCAAGGAGGGGCTGATCGCGACCTTCGGCTTCTCGGCCGTCCAGTCCCAGGCGATCCTCGAGATGCGGCTGCAGCGGCTCACCGGCCTCGAGCGCGACAAGATCCTGGCCGAGCTGGCCGAGGTGCTCGAAGAGATCAAGCGCCTGAAGAAGATCCTGGGCGAGGAGTCCGAGCTGCTGCGCGTCATCCGCGAGGAATTCCGCGAGGTCCGCGAGAAGTACGCCGACCCGCGCCGCTCCGAGATCGTCCGCGACATGAAGGACATCCGGATCGAGGACCTGATCGCCGACGAGGAGATGGTCGTCACCGTCTCCCACACGGGCTACATCAAGCGCAACCCGATCGACCTCTACAGCGCGCAGAAGCGCGGGGGCAAGGGCAAGGTCGGGATGGGGACCAAGGAAGAGGATTTCGTGTCGACGATGTTCATCGCGTCCACGCATTCCTACGTCCTGTTCTTCTCCGACCAGGCCAAGGTCTACTGGCTCAAGGTCCACGAACTGCCCGAGGCGGGTCGCGTGGCCAAGGGGCGGGCGATCGTCAACCTGCTTCCCCTGTCCCCGGGCGAGCGGATCGCATCGATCCTGCCGGTGCGCGAATTCGTCGAGGGCCGCTTCATCATGATGGCGACCGCGCAGGGCGTCATCAAGAAGACCGGCCTGATGGACTATTCGCGCCCCCGCACCGGCGGCATCATCGCGATGGGGCTCAACGAGGGCGACCGGCTGATCGCAACCGCGCTCACCTCCGGATCCGACGAGGTTTCCCTCTCCACTCGGCAAGGCAAGTCGATCCGCTTTCCCGAGACCGACGTCCGGTCGATGGGCAGGGGGGCGGTCGGCGTCCGCGGCATCGCGCTCGAAGCGGGCGACGCGGTCGTCGGCATGGAGATCCTCGATCAGCATGGGTCACTGCTCACCGTCACCGAGAAGGGCTACGGCAAGCGCACTGCGGTCGAGGAATACCGGAACCAGTCGCGCGGCGGGAAGGGCATCATCACGCTCAAGGTGACCGAGAAGACCGGAAGCGTGGTCGGCGTGGCGCAGGTGGCCGCCGACGACGACGTGATGATCGTCACCGACGGCGGGATGATCATCCGCATGCCGGTTCGCCAGATCCGCGTCATCGGCCGCAACACCCAAGGCGTGCGCCTGATCGACGTCCGGGACGAGCAGCGCGTCGTGTCGTTCGCGCGGCTGGCCGAGAAGGAAGAGCAGGGCGACCCGGAAGCACCCGTGGAGAACGGCGACCCGGAAGCGCCGGATACGCCGGAAACGGAAGCCTAG